A genome region from Anastrepha obliqua isolate idAnaObli1 chromosome 4, idAnaObli1_1.0, whole genome shotgun sequence includes the following:
- the LOC129243927 gene encoding lysophosphatidylserine lipase ABHD12 isoform X4, which translates to MLVFLIIFVGFPIVFRYSITLQKGILFLTFITYPKDLDLSNPASVGLFGTRNLHLSVLDPDAEERYDGVRIGVWHVLPLHLVKRFAKELKIDTHTREELQNATLELDEEIEQLVPVLESEFPEVNAENEQLFYERMLKLPGTIVLYLHGNTASRGSGHRVEMYQVLRKLGYHVLSLDYRGYGDSDPVSPTEEGIVRDGLAVYEYIRNMTTNPIFIWGHSLGTGVACHLCAELSLNFKMKLPRGVVLEAPFTNIRDEIRLHPFARPFKDLPWFDLTISRPMYSNSLRFESDRHIAEFRQPVMILHAEDDYVVPFELGYKLYRTALDTRGKTWGPVEFHRFNGDAGYGHKFLCRAIQLPHLVQKFIDTYRNDDF; encoded by the exons ATGCTTGTTTTCCTCATAATATTTGTTGGATTCCCAATAGTATTTCGTTATTCTATAACGCTGCAAAAAGGCATTCTGTTTCTAACATTta TCACATACCCGAAAGATCTCGATCTATCGAATCCGGCCAGTGTGGGACTCTTTGGCACCAGGAACCTACATCTGAGTGTACTTGATCCAGATGCGGAGGAACGCTATGATGGAGTACGCATCGGTGTATGGCATGTGCTGCCCTTGCACTTAGTGAAGCGTTTTGCTAAAGAACTGAAAATTGATACG CATACGCGCGAGGAATTGCAGAACGCCACACTTGAGCTAGACGAAGAAATAGAGCAATTGGTGCCCGTTCTTGAATCGGAATTCCCTGAGGTGAATGCCGAGAATGAGCAGCTCTTTTATGAGCGCATGCTTAAATTACCCGGTACCATAGTTCTTTACCTGCATGGCAATACTGCGTCTCGTGGTTCGGGTCATCGCGTGGAAATGTACCAGGTGCTGCGTAAACTTGGTTATCACGTATTGTCGTTAGATTATCGTGGTTATGGTGATTCTGATCCGGTTTCGCCCACCGAAGAGGGTATTGTGCGTGATGGGCTAGCCGTGTATGAATATATTAGGAATATGACAACGAACCCGATTTTTATTTGGGGGCATTCTCTTGGTACCGGCGTGGCGTGCCATCTGTGTGCAGAGTTgagtttgaattttaaaatgaagCTACCACGTGGGGTGGTGTTAGAGGCGCCTTTCACGAATATACGCGACGAAATAAGATTACATCCCTTCGCACGG CCATTCAAAGACCTGCCTTGGTTTGATTTGACCATTTCGCGTCCAATGTATTCGAACTCATTGAGGTTTGAGTCGGATCGGCACATTGCCGAATTTCGCCAGCCGGTAATGATACTTCATGCCGAAGATGACTATGTTGTACCATTCGAGCTAGGGTACAAACTTTATCGAACAGCACTGGATACGCGTGGCAAAACATGGGGTCCTGTTGAGTTCCATCGTTTCAACGGCGATGCGGGTTATGGACATAAGTTTCTGTGTCGCGCAATTCAACTACCGCATCTGGTTCAAAAATTTATCGACACTTATCGCAACGACGACTTCTGA
- the LOC129243927 gene encoding lysophosphatidylserine lipase ABHD12 isoform X2 — translation MFLKRRGKFFKRISLAVVQLCMLVFLIIFVGFPIVFRYSITLQKGILFLTFITYPKDLDLSNPASVGLFGTRNLHLSVLDPDAEERYDGVRIGVWHVLPLHLVKRFAKELKIDTHTREELQNATLELDEEIEQLVPVLESEFPEVNAENEQLFYERMLKLPGTIVLYLHGNTASRGSGHRVEMYQVLRKLGYHVLSLDYRGYGDSDPVSPTEEGIVRDGLAVYEYIRNMTTNPIFIWGHSLGTGVACHLCAELSLNFKMKLPRGVVLEAPFTNIRDEIRLHPFARPFKDLPWFDLTISRPMYSNSLRFESDRHIAEFRQPVMILHAEDDYVVPFELGYKLYRTALDTRGKTWGPVEFHRFNGDAGYGHKFLCRAIQLPHLVQKFIDTYRNDDF, via the exons ATGTTTTTAAAGCGTAGAGGGAAATTCTTCAAAAG AATATCACTTGCCGTAGTACAATTATGTATGCTTGTTTTCCTCATAATATTTGTTGGATTCCCAATAGTATTTCGTTATTCTATAACGCTGCAAAAAGGCATTCTGTTTCTAACATTta TCACATACCCGAAAGATCTCGATCTATCGAATCCGGCCAGTGTGGGACTCTTTGGCACCAGGAACCTACATCTGAGTGTACTTGATCCAGATGCGGAGGAACGCTATGATGGAGTACGCATCGGTGTATGGCATGTGCTGCCCTTGCACTTAGTGAAGCGTTTTGCTAAAGAACTGAAAATTGATACG CATACGCGCGAGGAATTGCAGAACGCCACACTTGAGCTAGACGAAGAAATAGAGCAATTGGTGCCCGTTCTTGAATCGGAATTCCCTGAGGTGAATGCCGAGAATGAGCAGCTCTTTTATGAGCGCATGCTTAAATTACCCGGTACCATAGTTCTTTACCTGCATGGCAATACTGCGTCTCGTGGTTCGGGTCATCGCGTGGAAATGTACCAGGTGCTGCGTAAACTTGGTTATCACGTATTGTCGTTAGATTATCGTGGTTATGGTGATTCTGATCCGGTTTCGCCCACCGAAGAGGGTATTGTGCGTGATGGGCTAGCCGTGTATGAATATATTAGGAATATGACAACGAACCCGATTTTTATTTGGGGGCATTCTCTTGGTACCGGCGTGGCGTGCCATCTGTGTGCAGAGTTgagtttgaattttaaaatgaagCTACCACGTGGGGTGGTGTTAGAGGCGCCTTTCACGAATATACGCGACGAAATAAGATTACATCCCTTCGCACGG CCATTCAAAGACCTGCCTTGGTTTGATTTGACCATTTCGCGTCCAATGTATTCGAACTCATTGAGGTTTGAGTCGGATCGGCACATTGCCGAATTTCGCCAGCCGGTAATGATACTTCATGCCGAAGATGACTATGTTGTACCATTCGAGCTAGGGTACAAACTTTATCGAACAGCACTGGATACGCGTGGCAAAACATGGGGTCCTGTTGAGTTCCATCGTTTCAACGGCGATGCGGGTTATGGACATAAGTTTCTGTGTCGCGCAATTCAACTACCGCATCTGGTTCAAAAATTTATCGACACTTATCGCAACGACGACTTCTGA
- the LOC129243927 gene encoding lysophosphatidylserine lipase ABHD12 isoform X3, whose protein sequence is MLHRRISLAVVQLCMLVFLIIFVGFPIVFRYSITLQKGILFLTFITYPKDLDLSNPASVGLFGTRNLHLSVLDPDAEERYDGVRIGVWHVLPLHLVKRFAKELKIDTHTREELQNATLELDEEIEQLVPVLESEFPEVNAENEQLFYERMLKLPGTIVLYLHGNTASRGSGHRVEMYQVLRKLGYHVLSLDYRGYGDSDPVSPTEEGIVRDGLAVYEYIRNMTTNPIFIWGHSLGTGVACHLCAELSLNFKMKLPRGVVLEAPFTNIRDEIRLHPFARPFKDLPWFDLTISRPMYSNSLRFESDRHIAEFRQPVMILHAEDDYVVPFELGYKLYRTALDTRGKTWGPVEFHRFNGDAGYGHKFLCRAIQLPHLVQKFIDTYRNDDF, encoded by the exons ATGCTTCATCGCAG AATATCACTTGCCGTAGTACAATTATGTATGCTTGTTTTCCTCATAATATTTGTTGGATTCCCAATAGTATTTCGTTATTCTATAACGCTGCAAAAAGGCATTCTGTTTCTAACATTta TCACATACCCGAAAGATCTCGATCTATCGAATCCGGCCAGTGTGGGACTCTTTGGCACCAGGAACCTACATCTGAGTGTACTTGATCCAGATGCGGAGGAACGCTATGATGGAGTACGCATCGGTGTATGGCATGTGCTGCCCTTGCACTTAGTGAAGCGTTTTGCTAAAGAACTGAAAATTGATACG CATACGCGCGAGGAATTGCAGAACGCCACACTTGAGCTAGACGAAGAAATAGAGCAATTGGTGCCCGTTCTTGAATCGGAATTCCCTGAGGTGAATGCCGAGAATGAGCAGCTCTTTTATGAGCGCATGCTTAAATTACCCGGTACCATAGTTCTTTACCTGCATGGCAATACTGCGTCTCGTGGTTCGGGTCATCGCGTGGAAATGTACCAGGTGCTGCGTAAACTTGGTTATCACGTATTGTCGTTAGATTATCGTGGTTATGGTGATTCTGATCCGGTTTCGCCCACCGAAGAGGGTATTGTGCGTGATGGGCTAGCCGTGTATGAATATATTAGGAATATGACAACGAACCCGATTTTTATTTGGGGGCATTCTCTTGGTACCGGCGTGGCGTGCCATCTGTGTGCAGAGTTgagtttgaattttaaaatgaagCTACCACGTGGGGTGGTGTTAGAGGCGCCTTTCACGAATATACGCGACGAAATAAGATTACATCCCTTCGCACGG CCATTCAAAGACCTGCCTTGGTTTGATTTGACCATTTCGCGTCCAATGTATTCGAACTCATTGAGGTTTGAGTCGGATCGGCACATTGCCGAATTTCGCCAGCCGGTAATGATACTTCATGCCGAAGATGACTATGTTGTACCATTCGAGCTAGGGTACAAACTTTATCGAACAGCACTGGATACGCGTGGCAAAACATGGGGTCCTGTTGAGTTCCATCGTTTCAACGGCGATGCGGGTTATGGACATAAGTTTCTGTGTCGCGCAATTCAACTACCGCATCTGGTTCAAAAATTTATCGACACTTATCGCAACGACGACTTCTGA
- the LOC129243927 gene encoding lysophosphatidylserine lipase ABHD12 isoform X1: MSYVSNYQSLTEAPAVNSFYNTQSYPNLYAMYETYKFLNVIFRASVIPGAFILIWLAGIISLAVVQLCMLVFLIIFVGFPIVFRYSITLQKGILFLTFITYPKDLDLSNPASVGLFGTRNLHLSVLDPDAEERYDGVRIGVWHVLPLHLVKRFAKELKIDTHTREELQNATLELDEEIEQLVPVLESEFPEVNAENEQLFYERMLKLPGTIVLYLHGNTASRGSGHRVEMYQVLRKLGYHVLSLDYRGYGDSDPVSPTEEGIVRDGLAVYEYIRNMTTNPIFIWGHSLGTGVACHLCAELSLNFKMKLPRGVVLEAPFTNIRDEIRLHPFARPFKDLPWFDLTISRPMYSNSLRFESDRHIAEFRQPVMILHAEDDYVVPFELGYKLYRTALDTRGKTWGPVEFHRFNGDAGYGHKFLCRAIQLPHLVQKFIDTYRNDDF; the protein is encoded by the exons ATGTCATATGTCAGCAATTATCAATCATTGACTGAGGCTCCTGCAGTAAATTCATTTTATAATACACAAAGTTATCCAAATTTATATGCAATGTATGAAACATATAAATTCTTAAATGTAATATTTCGTGCTTCAGTCATTCCGGGAGCATTCATATTAATTTGGCTGGCTGGGAT AATATCACTTGCCGTAGTACAATTATGTATGCTTGTTTTCCTCATAATATTTGTTGGATTCCCAATAGTATTTCGTTATTCTATAACGCTGCAAAAAGGCATTCTGTTTCTAACATTta TCACATACCCGAAAGATCTCGATCTATCGAATCCGGCCAGTGTGGGACTCTTTGGCACCAGGAACCTACATCTGAGTGTACTTGATCCAGATGCGGAGGAACGCTATGATGGAGTACGCATCGGTGTATGGCATGTGCTGCCCTTGCACTTAGTGAAGCGTTTTGCTAAAGAACTGAAAATTGATACG CATACGCGCGAGGAATTGCAGAACGCCACACTTGAGCTAGACGAAGAAATAGAGCAATTGGTGCCCGTTCTTGAATCGGAATTCCCTGAGGTGAATGCCGAGAATGAGCAGCTCTTTTATGAGCGCATGCTTAAATTACCCGGTACCATAGTTCTTTACCTGCATGGCAATACTGCGTCTCGTGGTTCGGGTCATCGCGTGGAAATGTACCAGGTGCTGCGTAAACTTGGTTATCACGTATTGTCGTTAGATTATCGTGGTTATGGTGATTCTGATCCGGTTTCGCCCACCGAAGAGGGTATTGTGCGTGATGGGCTAGCCGTGTATGAATATATTAGGAATATGACAACGAACCCGATTTTTATTTGGGGGCATTCTCTTGGTACCGGCGTGGCGTGCCATCTGTGTGCAGAGTTgagtttgaattttaaaatgaagCTACCACGTGGGGTGGTGTTAGAGGCGCCTTTCACGAATATACGCGACGAAATAAGATTACATCCCTTCGCACGG CCATTCAAAGACCTGCCTTGGTTTGATTTGACCATTTCGCGTCCAATGTATTCGAACTCATTGAGGTTTGAGTCGGATCGGCACATTGCCGAATTTCGCCAGCCGGTAATGATACTTCATGCCGAAGATGACTATGTTGTACCATTCGAGCTAGGGTACAAACTTTATCGAACAGCACTGGATACGCGTGGCAAAACATGGGGTCCTGTTGAGTTCCATCGTTTCAACGGCGATGCGGGTTATGGACATAAGTTTCTGTGTCGCGCAATTCAACTACCGCATCTGGTTCAAAAATTTATCGACACTTATCGCAACGACGACTTCTGA
- the LOC129245610 gene encoding E3 SUMO-protein ligase ZBED1-like gives MDKFLTSSQKDHDTSPTSSNEPSCSKSEPEPKRKKCISAVWTHFDKLQTKQLAKCHYETNHSSLNIANTLREICDEWKVFDKLHTIVTDNAASMIKACELLKKKHLPCFAHTLNLVVQDALNLENVQNVLKITKRIVSYFKSSAIAYAKFKDAQGTENPCSLLQEVPTRWNSALQMIQRVLRTREPLTGTLLRCHNAPIPLSEDQFRILKDLCSLLEPFEKATKHASAAKGVTISLIAPAIFALSQSLEELHEQMLTPVGRETCEFLQSNVKKRLFSYENRSAPRLGTLLDPRFKKEGFQNPSNAQQAMLMLEGEVHNIIQDVRSKNSTEELPRNEETPFLFKCMAGKIKEKNKSSRADSIITIRQYMEQRNALHDSDPLQYWQINKEHLFALGQCAIKFLCIPASSAESERTFSKTGAIVTERRACLKPKQVNTLVFINKNQWLL, from the exons ATGGACAAGTTTTTGACCTCATCCC aaaaagatcATGATACCTCTCCAACATCATCAAATGAACCATCTTGTTCAAAATCTGAACCGGAGCCTAAGCGCAAAAAGTGTATTTCCGCAGTGTGGACACATTTTGACAAATTGCAAACCAAACAACTTGCAAAATGTCATTATGAGACAAACCATTCAAGTCTAAATATTGCCAACACATTGCGTGAAATATGCGATGAGTGGAAAGTGTTCGACAAACTGCACACCATTGTGACCGACAACGCAGCATCTATGATTAAAGCGTGCgaattattgaaaaagaaacACTTACCGTGTTTTGCGCACACTCTTAATCTTGTTGTGCAAGATGCTTTAAATCTGGAAAATGTGCAAAACgttttaaaaatcacaaaaagaaTAGTGTCCTATTTTAAGAGTAGCGCTATTGCTTATGCAAAGTTCAAAGATGCCCAAGGCACCGAAAATCCTTGCTCTCTATTGCAAGAGGTCCCTACTCGCTGGAACAGCGCATTACAAATGATTCAGAGAGTGTTGCGGACAAGAGAGCCCCTAACTGGCACCCTTTTAAGATGCCATAATGCTCCGATTCCACTGTCAGAGGATCAATTTCGGATTTTGAAGGACTTGTGCTCGCTTTTGGAACCGTTCGAAAAAGCCACAAAACATGCGTCTGCTGCAAAGGGCGTTACAATTTCATTAATTGCTCCTGCAATTTTCGCCTTATCGCAAAGTTTGGAAGAGCTCCATGAGCAGATGTTAACACCTGTAGGGAGAGAAACTTGCGAGTTTTTACAGAGCAACGTAAAAAAAAGGCTCTTCTCATATGAGAATAGATCAGCACCACGCCTTGGAACTCTTCTTGACCCACGCTTCAAAAAGGAGGGTTTCCAAAATCCGTCAAATGCCCAGCAGGCCATGTTGATGTTGGAGGGAGAGGTTCATAATATAATACAGGACGTGAGATCTAAAAATTCCACAGAGGAACTGCCAAGGAATGAGGAGactccatttttatttaaatgcatggcaggaaaaataaaagaaaaaaacaaaagttcacGGGCGGACTCAATTATTACCATTCGCCAATATATGGAGCAGCGCAATGCTCTTCATGACAGCGATCCGCTCCAATATTGGCAA ATTAACAAGGAACATTTATTTGCACTTGGACAATGCGCAATAAAATTCTTGTGTATACCAGCAAGTTCAGCTGAATCAGAGCGCACATTTAGTAAAACAGGAGCTATTGTGACGGAACGGAGAGCATGTTTAAAACCTAAACAAGTGAACACATtggtttttattaacaaaaatcaatgGCTACTTTAA